The following proteins are co-located in the Roseovarius arcticus genome:
- a CDS encoding tripartite tricarboxylate transporter substrate binding protein, translating into MKYLATTAVAVALSTTAAFAEYPERPIEVTIPAPAGGGTDTSARKLAILLEEELGTSIAILNAAGGGGSVGVTQFMQEKPNGYSLLATWNSPITTVPQVQSTAYSIDSFTPLASTSETAYTMCVSADFPAETGEEFLAELAANPGKYTYGNDGIGGTMQLAAERIFQVKGIEAVAIPFGGAGETLQNFLGGHVDIYGGSISPALPYTDTGEAKCLIVTSAAPVEALPKAAGLEELGLGAEETLLWRMVLAPAGLDPAIADRLIAALEKTVNDPSYVEFLATKGEIPNVVTGDALTQRLNAEYDGLAKVAKNLGLGN; encoded by the coding sequence ATGAAATATCTAGCTACAACAGCCGTTGCCGTGGCCCTGTCCACCACCGCGGCCTTTGCCGAATATCCCGAGCGCCCCATCGAGGTTACGATTCCCGCACCGGCCGGGGGCGGCACCGACACCAGCGCGCGCAAGCTGGCAATCCTGCTGGAGGAAGAGCTGGGCACGTCCATCGCCATCCTGAACGCCGCCGGTGGCGGGGGATCGGTTGGTGTGACGCAATTCATGCAAGAAAAACCCAATGGCTATTCACTGCTGGCAACTTGGAACAGCCCGATCACGACCGTTCCGCAAGTGCAGAGCACTGCCTACAGCATCGACAGCTTCACCCCCCTCGCCTCAACCTCCGAGACGGCCTATACCATGTGCGTCAGCGCGGATTTCCCTGCCGAGACGGGCGAGGAGTTCCTGGCCGAGCTTGCTGCGAACCCCGGCAAATATACCTACGGCAACGACGGCATTGGAGGCACGATGCAGTTGGCGGCTGAGCGCATCTTTCAAGTGAAGGGCATCGAAGCCGTGGCCATCCCCTTCGGCGGTGCGGGCGAGACTCTGCAGAACTTCCTCGGTGGGCATGTCGATATCTATGGCGGCTCCATTTCGCCCGCCCTGCCCTATACCGATACCGGCGAGGCCAAATGCCTGATCGTCACCTCTGCGGCCCCCGTCGAGGCGCTGCCCAAGGCGGCTGGCCTGGAAGAGCTGGGTCTTGGCGCGGAAGAAACGCTCTTGTGGAGGATGGTTCTGGCACCCGCAGGTCTGGACCCGGCCATTGCTGACCGTCTCATCGCCGCGCTGGAAAAGACGGTGAACGATCCCAGCTATGTCGAGTTTCTGGCGACCAAGGGCGAGATCCCGAATGTCGTGACAGGCGATGCCCTGACGCAGCGCCTCAATGCGGAATATGACGGTCTGGCCAAGGTCGCCAAAAACCTCGGCCTTGGCAACTGA
- a CDS encoding GntR family transcriptional regulator, whose translation MAQTSMTSDRRLPAYQRLRDALAHRIAEGEWGPDAALPSENRLASEHMLSVGTVRKAIQQLVDEGLLERRQGSGTYLRKPAFDVTLFRFFQIREHGSATSIPTSRLISRTRMNAPDHVAETLGTSDVIQIQRLRCLSEQPLLSEEIYIPAARFEGFEAIPETEIGPLLYPVYFERFGVFVARAEDEVHFGAADAQTAARLGMVQDGPVAMIERTAFDIAGDAIEWRLAAGRADNFRYRSRIG comes from the coding sequence ATGGCACAAACGAGTATGACGAGTGATCGTCGGCTGCCCGCCTATCAGCGGCTGCGCGACGCGCTGGCGCACCGCATCGCCGAGGGCGAATGGGGACCGGACGCCGCGCTGCCCTCGGAGAATCGGCTGGCCTCCGAACATATGTTGTCCGTCGGCACAGTGCGTAAGGCGATCCAGCAGCTTGTCGATGAGGGGCTGCTTGAGCGGCGCCAAGGATCGGGCACCTATCTGCGCAAGCCTGCCTTCGATGTTACGCTCTTTCGCTTCTTCCAGATCCGCGAGCATGGCTCGGCCACCAGCATTCCGACCAGTCGGCTGATTTCGCGCACGCGCATGAACGCCCCGGACCACGTGGCCGAAACGCTGGGCACCAGCGATGTCATCCAGATCCAGCGCCTGCGCTGCCTGTCCGAACAGCCGCTTCTTTCCGAAGAGATCTACATTCCGGCAGCCCGCTTTGAAGGGTTCGAGGCCATCCCAGAGACGGAGATAGGCCCGCTCCTCTACCCCGTCTATTTCGAGCGCTTCGGCGTCTTCGTCGCGCGCGCCGAGGACGAGGTGCATTTCGGCGCTGCCGATGCGCAGACCGCCGCGCGTCTCGGCATGGTGCAGGACGGCCCCGTCGCGATGATCGAACGCACGGCCTTCGACATCGCCGGGGACGCCATCGAATGGCGGCTCGCAGCCGGGCGCGCCGATAACTTTCGTTACCGCAGCCGCATCGGCTGA
- a CDS encoding tripartite tricarboxylate transporter permease, with protein MQIVTEILGNVFALGPIAAMIGASILGVFIGALPGLNPVMAIALLLPLTYSMEPLIALGMVAGIYNGSMYGGAIPAILLRIPGTPAAIATTFDGYPMAQQGQAARALKIACWSSALGGTASAIALMTIGPILARATLAFGPAEYFWIAMFGMASISVLVGKDAAKGLMAAVLGLLLGTVGLDQLSGVPRYTFGEPWLLGGVDLIVILVGLYALPPVIALAESADLKGLSAADLKLESVKVPWSEVRGMVPTWLRSSLIGIGVGILPGAGGNIAAFLSYNAAKSASDDPESFGKGNPLGVAAAECGNNADNAASMIPALTLGIPGNVVAALVLGALLIHGLQPGPQLFHQNPGLVGGFMLQMLLTSLLILAVGGAAATRIFAQVQRLPGVLLVPTILVLMVVGVYVINGRPIDLWVMFAAGVAGYFLEKVEVPLAPIVLGLILGPMAEQSVRRALLISRGDVTELVTRPLSAVIAVATVSLIVWPLVRGIIRRKNTRLS; from the coding sequence ATGCAAATCGTGACTGAAATTCTGGGAAACGTGTTTGCCCTCGGCCCAATCGCCGCGATGATCGGCGCGTCGATCCTTGGCGTCTTCATCGGGGCATTGCCGGGGCTCAACCCGGTGATGGCCATCGCACTGCTCCTACCACTGACCTATTCGATGGAGCCTCTGATTGCGCTCGGCATGGTCGCCGGCATCTATAACGGATCGATGTATGGCGGCGCGATACCTGCAATTCTCTTGCGCATCCCCGGCACCCCCGCCGCCATTGCCACCACATTCGACGGCTATCCGATGGCGCAGCAGGGCCAAGCCGCGCGCGCGCTCAAGATTGCCTGCTGGTCCTCGGCCTTGGGCGGCACGGCCTCGGCAATTGCACTTATGACAATCGGGCCGATTCTGGCCCGCGCCACACTCGCCTTCGGCCCGGCCGAGTACTTCTGGATCGCCATGTTCGGCATGGCCTCGATTAGTGTGCTGGTCGGCAAGGACGCCGCCAAAGGCCTTATGGCCGCCGTATTGGGCCTTTTGCTCGGGACTGTCGGACTCGACCAGCTTTCAGGTGTGCCGCGCTATACCTTCGGCGAGCCGTGGCTATTAGGCGGTGTGGATCTGATCGTCATCCTCGTCGGCCTATACGCCCTGCCCCCAGTAATCGCGCTGGCCGAGAGTGCCGATCTCAAGGGCCTCTCCGCCGCCGATCTGAAACTCGAGTCGGTCAAGGTGCCGTGGTCCGAGGTCCGGGGCATGGTGCCCACATGGTTGCGCTCGTCCCTGATCGGCATCGGTGTCGGCATCCTGCCGGGGGCCGGCGGCAATATCGCGGCGTTCCTCAGCTACAATGCCGCCAAAAGCGCCAGCGACGATCCCGAAAGCTTTGGCAAAGGCAACCCGCTGGGCGTGGCCGCCGCCGAATGTGGCAACAACGCGGATAACGCGGCCTCGATGATCCCGGCCCTGACCTTGGGCATTCCCGGCAATGTCGTGGCCGCCCTCGTGCTGGGCGCGCTCCTGATCCACGGCCTTCAACCAGGGCCGCAGCTCTTTCACCAAAATCCCGGCCTCGTCGGTGGTTTCATGCTGCAAATGCTGCTGACCTCGCTCCTGATCCTCGCCGTTGGCGGCGCGGCGGCGACGCGAATCTTTGCACAAGTGCAGCGCTTACCTGGCGTTCTGCTGGTTCCCACGATTCTCGTGCTGATGGTCGTCGGCGTCTATGTTATCAACGGACGTCCGATCGATTTGTGGGTGATGTTCGCGGCAGGTGTTGCGGGCTATTTCCTGGAAAAGGTCGAAGTGCCTCTGGCGCCTATCGTCCTCGGCTTGATCCTCGGCCCTATGGCTGAGCAAAGCGTGCGCCGCGCGCTGCTGATCAGCCGCGGGGATGTGACTGAACTGGTGACGCGCCCCCTTTCAGCGGTTATCGCCGTGGCGACGGTATCGCTCATCGTTTGGCCGCTCGTGAGGGGTATAATACGGCGAAAGAACACTAGACTCTCCTAA
- a CDS encoding tripartite tricarboxylate transporter TctB family protein has protein sequence MERRQDLVLGALFAVLGISAALKAAEYSGATGTYPMILGLVMTALGVIVAGKAWLRGRSTARPLTEHKGRAALTVALAAVYIALVPLLGFYTASALVVIVLPAVLGFRQPFYLALAALIFTLVVWAVFSVLLEKPLPDEFWLAQ, from the coding sequence ATGGAACGGCGGCAGGACCTTGTTCTGGGTGCTTTGTTCGCCGTGCTCGGCATCTCCGCGGCCTTGAAGGCCGCGGAGTACTCCGGCGCGACAGGCACCTATCCGATGATCTTGGGGCTGGTCATGACCGCGCTCGGTGTCATCGTCGCGGGCAAGGCATGGCTCCGTGGACGCAGCACCGCGCGCCCGCTGACCGAGCATAAAGGCCGCGCGGCGCTGACTGTGGCGCTGGCTGCGGTCTATATCGCGCTCGTTCCGCTGCTTGGCTTCTATACGGCGTCCGCGCTGGTGGTCATCGTTCTGCCGGCCGTCCTCGGTTTTCGCCAACCGTTCTACCTAGCCCTTGCGGCGCTGATCTTTACCCTCGTCGTCTGGGCCGTGTTTTCGGTCCTTCTCGAAAAACCACTGCCCGATGAATTCTGGCTGGCACAATAG
- a CDS encoding amidohydrolase family protein, with the protein MIQFDCHAHVYERIQSVAGARYVPDRPAPLAAWRALQAEHGIRGGVIVQVSFLGTDNSQLLAALAGLDRRHFAGVAVVDLATPEHKLAVLAENGVKAVRWNLISGAPLPHVDDPATRRFVDTLAALGMHVEVQLESGRLADYLEPLSTLPVPVVIDHLGLPASPDPAREPWLEALSICRNRDRFFAKMSAPYRGRADPRPHLERLLELVSADRCVWGSDWPHTRHDDVATYAGYLADISDHVDDATAAKVLYGLEVQ; encoded by the coding sequence GTGATCCAATTCGATTGTCACGCACATGTTTACGAGCGCATTCAATCGGTTGCCGGTGCGCGCTATGTCCCGGACCGGCCCGCCCCCCTGGCGGCATGGCGCGCGCTCCAGGCTGAGCATGGCATCAGGGGCGGCGTAATCGTCCAGGTCAGCTTCCTTGGCACGGACAATTCCCAACTTCTGGCCGCACTTGCCGGATTGGACCGTCGCCACTTTGCCGGGGTGGCAGTGGTCGATTTGGCAACCCCGGAACACAAGTTAGCGGTGCTTGCGGAAAATGGCGTCAAGGCCGTGCGCTGGAACCTTATCTCCGGAGCGCCCCTACCCCATGTGGATGACCCAGCCACACGGCGCTTCGTCGATACGCTGGCCGCCCTCGGGATGCATGTCGAGGTCCAGCTGGAAAGTGGGCGTCTGGCAGACTACTTGGAACCGCTCTCGACCTTACCGGTCCCTGTCGTCATTGACCATCTGGGTCTCCCTGCCTCGCCTGATCCCGCGCGCGAACCTTGGCTGGAGGCACTGAGCATTTGCAGAAACCGCGATCGCTTCTTCGCCAAAATGAGCGCGCCCTATCGCGGCAGAGCGGATCCGCGTCCGCATCTGGAGCGCTTGCTGGAGCTGGTGAGTGCGGACCGCTGCGTCTGGGGAAGTGACTGGCCCCACACCAGGCACGACGACGTCGCGACCTATGCTGGATATCTCGCGGACATCTCGGATCACGTTGACGATGCGACGGCTGCCAAAGTGCTCTATGGTCTTGAGGTCCAGTGA